In Halolamina litorea, the genomic window GCAGCGCCGCCTCCCGGATCGAGGAGGTCCGGGGCTTCGCGGCCGCTGCGACCGAACGCGACCCCGACCCCGACCTGCTCGACGCGCTCGCCGGCGTCGAACCGCTCGAACCGGCGGAGGGGATCCGTGTCCGAGAGCGCTGTCTCGCCACCAACGACGCCGAGCGCTACGCCGAGGCCAAGGCCGCCCTGCCCGAACTCCCCGTCGAGGTCATCGACGAACGCCGGGAACTCGGCGAACTCGGGCGCTCGTACTCGACGGTGTACGTCCTCGACGCGGAGTTCGCGGGCATCGACGTGGACGGCGACGTGCGCGTGGTCCCCGACGCGCTCGAACGGCCCGCGGAGTTCGTCCCCGAGCGCACGCTCACCTTCTTCGCCGACAACCGCGAGCGCCTCCTCGCCGCCGCAGCGGTCCACGAGACGGCTGGCACGAAACCGAGCGGCGACCTCGATTCGCTCCGCGCGGCGCTCGACCGCGTCGACGAGGACGGCGGCATCGTCGGCGACGAGGAACTCGAACGGCTCTCGGTGGCCGTCGACGACCTCGACGCCGCCGTCAGCACGGCCGAATCGGTCGGCAACGACCACCTCCGGGACGCTATCGGCGAACAGGACGTGACCATCGAGGGCACGGACTTCCTCTCGTTGGTCGAACAGGGCGCCCGCGTCGACTCCCTCCTGTCGCGGGAACTCGCTGACGACTACGACGAGGCGGTCCGGCTGGCCCGCGAGCACGTCGTCGACAGCCTCGACCTCGACTCGGGGGAGGCGGAGTTCGTCGAGCGGGTCTTCGGCGGCGAGCCCTCGTTCCCGCTCGAACACAACGAGGAGGCCGTCTCTCGGCTCAGCACCGAACTCGCCGCCGACCGGGACCGCCGGGCGAACCGACTGGAGACCGAACTGGCCGCGGAACTCCGGGACCTCCGCGAGCCAGCCGAATCGATGGTCGAGGAGGCGCTCGAACTCGACGTGGAGTTGGCGGTCGCGCGCTTCGCCGACGACTTCGACTGCACGATGCCGACCTTCGCGGGCGAGGGGTTCGAGATCGAGGGCGGGCGCTCGCCGCTGCTGGACGTGGACTTCGACGAGGTCGACCCCGTCGACTACGGCGTCGAGGGCGTCACCCTCCTCTCGGGGGTCAACTCCGGCGGGAAGACCTCGACGCTCGACCTGGTGGGGTTGATCGTCGTCCTCGCCCACATGGGCCTGCCAGTCCCGGCCGAGCGCGCCCGCGTGAGCCGTGTCTCGGAACTGCACTACTACGCCAAGTCACAGGGCACTCTCGACGCCGGCGCCTTCGAGAGCACGCTCCGGGAGTTCGGTGACCTCGTGGCGGGCGCGTCGGGGCGCCTCGTGCTGGTCGACGAACTGGAGTCCATCACCGAACCCGGCGCCTCCGCGAAGATCATCGCCGGGATTCTCGAAGAACTGGACGAACAGGGCGCGAGCGCGGTGTTCGTCTCCCACCTCGCCGACGGCATCCGTGAGGCCGCGAGCTTCGAGGTGGCCGTCGACGGCATCGAGGCGGTGGGGCTGGTCGACGGCGAACTCCGGGTCGACCGCTCGCCCAAGAAGAACCACCTCGCGCGGTCGACGCCCGAACTCATCGTCGAGAAGCTCGCCGGGGAGTCCGACGGCGGCTTCTACCGTGATCTGTTGGAGAAGTTCTGACCGTCGGAACGCTAAAACGGCTCTTTGTCTTTAGCTAACTACTTTGTCAAACGGGAGCCAAGCCGTGATTGCGATCCCCCGTTTCGGCCCTCCACTAACCCGCTGTCGTCCCCGACTTCGGCCCTCCCTCGTGCCCGTTCCGGGCACACCTCACTTCTCGACGGTGAACTGCGCGAACGTCTCGCCGCCGACGGTGCGTAGCTCCCCGGACAGCCCGCCTTCCTGCGGTTCCAGTACTGCGAACGACTGCCTCGCCCCCCGCGGGTCCGCGTGGCTCCCGGGGTTCAACAGCGTCACTTCGCCGGCCGCCTCGACGCGGGGCCGGTGGGTGTGGCCCGAAACCACGAGGTCCGCCCCGCGCTCCCGGCCGAACATGCCCAGTCCCGTGTCCCCGCCGCGCCGACGGTGGGTGGCCGCGATCCGGACGCCCTCGTACTCCAGTACGGTCGCCTCCGGCAAGCGTTCGGTTACGGCCGGACTGTCGGCGTTCCCGTGGACCGCGCGGAAGTCGTCGGTCCCGTCGTAGAACGAGTCGAGCACCGCCTCGGTCGTGAAGTCGCCGGCGTGGAGCACGAGATCGGCGTTTTCGACAGCGTCGGCAGCAGCACCGACGAGCGAACTCCCGTCGAGGGCGTGGGTGTCGGAGAGGACGACGAGCATGGTCGCCCGTCGGCGCGCGGCCGGGAAAAGCGACGCGGGCCGGCGTCGCCGCGAGCGACGGCGTGGCAAACCGATAAGTCACTCCCTCGTGACGGTCTGTCCATGGCTGGCAGCACTGGGGTCGTGTTGGCGGCGTTGGTCGCCAACGGCGCCATCGCGATCCTCAAGTTCATCGGCTTTCTGCTCACGGGGAGTCCCTCCATGCTCTCCGAGACGTATCACTCCATCTCCGACACCGGCAACCAGGTGTTCCTCCTCATCGGCATCCGCTACTCCGACAAGAGCGCGAGCCGCGAGCACCCCTTCGGCTACGGGAAGGCCCAGTTCTTCTACGCCTTCCTCGTCTCGGTGTTGCTGTTCGGGATCGCCGGCTGGGAGAGTCTTCGCCACGGGATCCACGCGATCCGGACCGCCGGCCAAACGGAGATCAGCACGTTCACCGTCCCCGTCGTCGGCGCCGAACTCGAGACGTTCTGGCTCAACGTCGCGGTGCTCTCGGCGGCGATCGTCTTCGAGACGTGGGCGCTCGCGAAGGCGAACGCGGAGCTTCAGAGCCAGATCGACCAGTTCGGCTGGTCGGGCATCCGCGAGGCGTTCGGCAAGACCAGCGACGTGACCACCCTCACCGCGTTCACCGAGGACGCCATCGCGCTCGGCGGCGCGGGGATCGCGCTGATCGGCGTCGTGCTCACGCGCTACACCGGCGACGGCATCTACGACGCCATCTCGGCGGGGGTCATCGGGCTCCTACTCATGGGCTTCGCGCTCGCGCTGGCGTGGGAGAACAAGCGCCTCCTGCTCGGCGAGAGCCTCCCGGAGGACGTCGAACGGGAGCTCCAGAACATCGTCACCAGCCACCCCAGCGTCGTCCACGCCGACCAGTTCCGAACCGTCTTCTTCGGCCCGCAGAAGGCGATGCTGACCGCACAGGTCAGCTTCGACCCCTCGCTCGCGACCGGCGACATCGACGACTCCATCTCCGAGATCGAGCGAAAGCTCGAGGAGGCCGACAGCCGGGTCAGTCTGGTCTACATCGAGCCGGAGCTCTGAGCGCCGACCGCGAGTTCTAAGGCGGGCGCCCGGTAACGACCGCCCGTGCCGCGGTTCGACTACCCCTGTCCCGACTGTCACGCCGCCAGCAGCCTCCACGACGCCGGCTGCCGGTTCGAGGGAACCGAGTGGCAGACCGTCGAGCGTGCCTACGTCGACGTGCTCGCGCCGCTTACTGCCGGCGCCCGCAACGAGGACGACCTCCGTGACCTTGCCCCCGTGTGGGACGCGCTGCATCAGGCCGCCCTCTCACACCTCCGCCGGGCCGGCCGGGTCCAGCCCGACACCAACGGCCGACTCGAACTCCTGACAGCCGACGAGTACCGCGAACAGGTCTCCGAGCCGACGACGGACCCGATGCGGACGATCTACCGCCGGGGCTCCTACCCCGGCTGCCACGACAACGCCGTCTTCGCCATGGTCGCGTGGTACGAGATGGTCGGGCTGACGTGGCCCGAGACCCGCGAGAAGGTGATCGAGTGGCTCGAGGAGTCCGGAACGTGGGCCCGCGGCGGCTTCGAGGAGACGAGCCCCGCCGAACTGGTCGACAGTAAGCGCCACGTCTACGAGGCCGGATACGGCTGGAAGGAGAAGGCCCAAGCCGCCAAACATGTCATCGAGCGTCACGCCTGAGTCCGGTTCTGGGGCCGTGGGGCGACGACGACCCGACTCCCCACCCGACCGCACCACTCTCTCTCCGATCGACTGAACCGCCCCTCCGAGTGCGCCCACAAGCTTAGGGTGACTGGGGTGTCCATTCCTGTATGGCCGTTCCGGAGGGTGCGACCGCCGAGATCCGCGGGCGGCGGCGGGCGATCGCCGTCGTCATCGGCATCGTCTTCGTCGATCTGCTCGGCTTCGGCGTCGTCATCCCGATCCTCCCCTACTACGTCCGCAGTTTCGCCGTCAGCGACGCCGTCATCGGCTTGTTGGCGGCCTCGTACTCCCTGATGCAGTTCCTCGCGGCGCCGACGCTCGGCCGCCTCTCCGACGAGCGCGGTCGGCGCCCCGTCATCCTGCTCTCGCTCGTCGGGAGCACGGTCGCGTGGACCGTCTTCGGCGTCGCCGGCGAGGTGGGCGCCATCGCCGGCACCGCGGCGGGGCTGGCGGCGCTGTTCTCCTCGCGGATGCTCGCCGGCGCGATGGGCGGCAACATCGCCGCCGCGAACGCGTACATCGCCGACGTGACGCCGGCGGAGCGCCGGGCGGGCGCGCTGGGTCTGCTGGGGGCGTCTTTCAGCCTCGGCTTCATTTTCGGCCCGGCGCTCGGGGGGTTGGCTGCCAGCGACGCCGTCGTCCGCGCCGCCGACGCCGTGCTTCCCGATCTCGTCCCGACGACGCAGTACTCGCTGCCGAGTTTCCTCGCGGCGGGGCTCTCGCTGGTGGCACTGGTGCTCGCGCTGCGGTTCCTCAAGGAACCCGACCGGCTCCGGGGGGCCGGCGAGCGCCGGACCCTGATCGACACCTTCCGGGACGCGCTCGCGGACTCGTCGCTCCGGGGGCTCGTCATCGCGTTCTTCCTCTTCTCGCTCGCGTTCTCGGGCGTGCAGGTGATGTTCATCCCCTTCGCGGCCGACGTCTACGGCTACGACGCCACGCAGGTCGCGCTGTTCCTGAGCTACCTCGGGGTCCTCGGCGCGGTGAATCAGGGCGTGCTCGTCGGGCGGCTGAGCCGTGTCGTCAGGCCCGCCCGCCTCGCCGTCGTCGGCGCCGCCCTGCTCGCGTCCGCACTCGCGATGCTGCCGTTCTCCCCGGAGTTGGGCCGGTTGCTGCTGCCGTGGGTCGATCTGGTGGCGCCGGAGTTGGCGTGGCTGCTGGTCGCCGGCGCGGTGCTCTCGCTGGGGAACGGGCTGCTTGGCGTCTCGCTGTCGACGCTGGTCTCGACCGGCGCCAGCGACGAGCGACAGGGGAGCGCGTTCGGCGTCACCCAGGGGGCGGGCAGTCTCGGCCGGACCGTCGGCCCGCCGCTCATGGGCGTGCTCTACGTCGCCACCTACTGGTCGCCGTTCGTCGTCGGCGCGCTGGTCGTGCTCCCGGTGCTCGGCCTGCTGGCACAGCGGGCTCGGTAGCGCGGCCGCAGGACCGGCGTGACATCGCCCCCGCGGTTTATGTCGGTTCCGTCGGTATCGGGAGTAATGAACTGGGGGCTCGGCTACGTCGTCCTCGCTGCCCTCAGCGGCCTCACGACCCTCGCACTCGCCGTCTACGCCGTGCGACGCGACGAACCGGGAGCGACGTACTTCGCGGCGATGATGGCCGGGGCGTCCATCTGGGCGCTCCCCTACGCGGCCTCGCTGTTGGTCCCCGACCCCGCCGTCCACGTCCTCTTCGAACTCCCCGTCGAGGTGGGAAAGGCGGTGCTCGTCCCCTCGTGGCTGCTGTTCGCGCTCGCCTACACCGGCCGCGGGGGATACATCAGTCGCCGGCTGATCGCCGGGATATTCGCCCTCCCGGCGGCGACGATGGCGCTGATCGTCACCAACGACAGCCACGGCCTCGTCTGGTCGAACTACCGGGTCGTCGAACAGTTGGGGATCTCGATCAGTTGGTACGACCCCGGCGTTTGGCACTGGATACACGTCGGCTACGGCTGGCTGCTCGTCGGCATCGGCGTCGCGCTCATCTTCGAGTTGGTGCTCTCCCGGGACTCGCTCTACCGGGATCAGGCGGTCGCGCTCGTGGTCGGCACGCTCGTCGCCACGGTCACGCAGGCCAAGGCCGCGCTGTTCGTCGGCCCCTATCCGGGACTGGACCTCACTCCCGTCGGCCTCGGCATCACCGGGCTCTCCTTCGGTTACGCGCTGTTTCGCTACCAGCTGTTCGGCGTCTCCCCAGCGGTGGGTCGGCTCGGTGCCCGTGCGGCCCTCGACGACGTCGGCGTCGGCGTCGCCATCATCACCCGCAACGGCGACGTGGCCGAACTCAACGCCGCCGCCGAGGCCGCTCTCGGCACCGATACCGACGGCGCGGTCGGCGACCCCCTCGATAGCTTCCTCCCCGTCGACCGCTTCGACCCCGCGGACCCGCCCGAGACCGTCGAGATCACCGACGACGAGCGCCGCAGCTACGAGGTGACGGTCAGCCCCGTCGACGACCAGCACAGCGAGCCGCTGGGCTACACGGTCGTGCTCTCGGACGTGACCGTCCGGGAGCGCCAGCGCCAGCGCGTGGAGGTGCTCAACCGCGTACTCCGGCACAACCTCCGGAACGACCTCACGGTCGTCCTCGGCTACGCGGGGACGCTCGCCGACCGACTCGACGGGGAGGAGCGGGAGATGGCCGAGATGATCGAGGAGAACGCCCGCGGGCTGGCCGATCTGGGGGAGAACGCCCGGCAGGTCGAGGCGTTCCTCGACGCCGAGGAGACGACGTTCGACGCCGCGGCGGCGGTCCGATCGGTGGTCGCTGACCTCGGCACCGAGTGGCCGGACGCGACCGTCGAGACGGCGATTCCCGACTCGCTAGCGCTCCAAGGGGTCGAGCGGGCCTTTGAGGCCATCGTCGAGAACCTCCTCGAGAACGCGCTGGAGCACGGCGACGACCCGGTTCGGGTCTCCTTGATCGCCGAAGACGGCGTCGCCCGCCTCGTCGTCGCCGACGCCGGGCCCGGGATCCCCGACCACGAGGTCGCCGTGCTCCGTTCCGGCGGGGAGACGGCGCTCGAACACGGCAGCGGGCTCGGCCTCTGGGCGGTCCACTGGGGGGCGACGCTCCTCGGCGCCACGACGGAGATCGAGACACCCGAGGGCGGCGGGACGCGGATCGAGGTCCGGTTCCCGATGGACGCCGATTAAGCGACCTCCGAGAGTGTGTCGAGGCCGTCGACGGTGACGACGCCCGACTCGGCCCCCGAGTCGACGTGGATCGGGAGGAACCCCGCCTCCCGCGCCGGCCGGGCGTCGTGCTCCAGCGAGTCGCCCACGTAGACGTACGCCTCGCCGGCGAGGCGCTCCCGGGCGGCGTCGAAGATCGCCGCGTCGGGCTTGTGAGCCTCGATCTCGTAGCTCGAGAGGAACGCGTCGAAGCGCTCGAACAGCCCCGCCGTTTCGAGTTTCCGGCGCTGGACCGACGTGACGCCGTTGGTCAGCACGCCCAGTGCCGTCTCGTCTCCGTCGAACGCGTCGAGCGCTGCGTGCGCACCCGCTGCGGGCGTCGACGCTGCCACCTCGGCATCGACGTAGGCGGCGGCGAGCTCGTCGGGATCGGCGTCGAGAGCCGTCGCCTCGACGGCGGCCGCCATCCCGGCTCGGTAGGGATCCGGCTCGAAACAGTCGAACGCCTCGAAGAACGCCTCGCCGTAGGCTGCCTGTGCCTCGGCGGTCGGATCGGCGTCACCAGACCACGTCGCGTTCTGGGTGCTCGCGGAGCGTTGCTCCGTGACGCCGACGGCGTCGCAGGCTCGCTCGAACAGGTCGTCGTACTCACAGTCGAGGGTGAGGAGGGTCCCGTCGCAGTCGAAGTAGACGGCGCGCATGCTCGTGGGTCGGCTGGCCGGCTGAAAAAAGCGGGGCGGGTGTGGGGCGGTCTCTCGCGGTTAGTCGCTCTGGATACGCGGCGCGAGCATGAACGTCACGTTGCCCAGCCCCTCGGCGAACTCGTAGTGAAGCTTCACCGGGAACTCCTCGCCGAGTTCGACGCGGACCTCGGCGTCGGAGGCGATGGCCTTGTTCATGTCCTTCAGGTAGTCGAGGCTGAACAGCGAGTCGGCGGGACCGGCGGTGAGGTCGATCAGGTCCGCAGCATCGAGATGCAGGTCCACGTCGTCGGTGTCGCCCTCGGCCTCGATGTGGAACGTCTCCTCGGCCTCGTCGACGCGCAGGCGGATGTGGTCGCTCACCATGTCCGCGGCGGTGATCCCGCGGTTGAGCTGTGCCCCTTCGAGCACGATCTCGGCGGGGAGGTCGAGGTCCGGGATGTCCGGCTCCTGTCGGATCGAGTCGGGGTCGATGAGCGCCAGCGTGTAGGAGAGCCCTTCGACCTCGATGTGGAGTTTGCGGGTCTCCTCGTCGAGTTCGAGGTGGATCAGGTCGTCGGCGTTGGCCATCCCCGCGACCTCCTCGAGTCGCGTGAGGTTGACGCCGATGACGCCGCCGTCGGCCTCGTAGGACTCGAACGCGGCCGCTTCGAGGGTGAGGTCGACCATGCCGACGTTCGCCGGATCGACGGCTCGGATCGACAGCTCCTCCTCGTTCAGCCGGATCTTGCACTCCTCGACCAGCACGCTCACGGCGTCGAGGGAGTCCCGGAGCGTCGACGCGCTCACGATGGCCTTGAACATGTCCGTTGGTTCCCCCCGCCACTCAAAAAGCCTCCCGATTCCGGGTGCCCCGAAGCGCCGTCGGTGCGGGGCAGGACCCGTCTCCGGACCGACTCCGCAAGCGGTATGGGCCGCTGCCGAGAGTTCCGAACGATGGACCCACGCATCCGCGAACACGCCGAGACCATCGTCGAACACTCCACCGGCATCGAGGCCGGCGACGACGTGATCGTCTACCTCCCCGGGGACGCCGAGGACCTCGCCGTTGCCCTCCACGAACTGCTTGGCGAGAAGGGTGCCAACCCCCTCCTGCTCACCTACTCCGAGCGCGCCGACCGCGCGTTCCTCCGCAACAGCGACGAGTTCGACACGCCCGAACACGAACTCGCGCTCTACGAGAACGCCGACGCGACGATCATCGCCCGCAGCGGCCCCAACCCCAGCGAGAAAGCCGACGTGCCCCCCGAGCAGACTGCGGCGTACAACCGCGCCCACGACCCCGTCAAGAAGGCCCGCCTCGATACGACGTGGTGTCTCACCCAGTACCCGAGTTCGGGCTACGCCCAACTCGCGGGCATGAGCACCGAGGCCTACGAGAACTTCGTCTACGACGCCGTCTCGCTGGACTGGGAGGCACAGCGCGAGTTCCAGCAGAACCTCGTCGAGATCCTCGACGACGCAAGCGAGGTCCGCATCCGCGCCGGCGAGGAGACCGACCTCACGATGTCCATCGAGGGCAACACCGCGGCCAACGACTACGGCGAGGCGAACCTCCCCGGCGGCGAGGTGTTCACCGCCCCCGAGAAGTACAGCGTCGAGGGTGAGGTCCACTTCGACATGCCACTCTACCGGCAGGGCCGCGAGGTCGAGGGCGTCCGCCTCACCTTCGAGGACGGCAAGGTCACCGAGTTCTCCGCCGAGCGCAACGAGGACGTGCTGCAGGGCGTCTTTGACACCGACGAGGGTGCACGCTACCTCGGCGAGCTCGGCATCGGGATGAACGACGCCATCGACCAGTTCACCTACAACATGCTGTTCGACGAGAAGATGGGCGAGACGGTCCACATGGCGGTCGGCAGCGCCTACCCGATGTGTGTCGGCGAGGGCAACGAACTCAACGACAGCGCCGAACACGTCGACATGATCCTCGACATGAGCGAGGACTCCGTCATCGAGGTCGACGGCGAGGTCGTTCAGGAGAACGGCGAGTTCATCTTCGAGTAGCCGGGCCGACACCCCCGAACGCCCTGCGGGGCTACCGCTCCGGCCTGCCCGCGCAACGTACAAAGGTAAAGTGTGTTTGCCCCGCACACCCCGGTATGAGCGACCAGGAGATCGACGACATCGATAAAGCGATCCTGTACGCACTCCAGGAGGACGCTCGAAACATGTCCTCCGGGGACATCGCCGAGCGGACCGGTACCTCGGACAGCACCGTCCGCAAGCGCATCCAGCGTCTCGAAGCCGACGGCCCGATCAAGGGGTACAGCGCCAACGTCGACTATCAGAAATCGGGCTACCCCCTCCGGATGTTGCTGTACTGTACCGCGGCCATCCCCGAACGGGCCGACCTCATCCCCGCCATCCTGGACATCGAGGGGGTCGTCTCGGTTCAGGAGTTGGTCACGGGCGAACAGAACCTCCTCGTCACCGCCGTCGGCGAGACGGACGACGACATCACGCCCGTCGCTCAGGAACTCCTCGATATGGGGCTCACCGTCGCCGACGAGGTCCTCGTTCGAAGCCACGAGACGACGCCCTTCGGCAAGTTCGACGCCGAGGCCCACGCCGACGAGGAGTCCTAAGGAAACACCGTACTCGGCCGCGAAACGGCCGACTCCCCGGTCGATGTCGCTTCTCTCTCCTCTGGACCCGTGCGTCGTCGACGACGCAACCACGGCTCAGACTCGTCCCGCCCAGACACGGCTGTCGGAGTCACAGGCACGCTCGTCCGATGACACGCCGCGGGATGGCCCGACTGACCCTCGAACGGAACCAGATTGTTCACCAATCGCCAAATCTCGAACGGATTGGGAACATAGACAGATTTATCGTTGCTTCTGTTCTCCAAGTCGAGTAAGTACGACCGAATCAGGATTACGGGGCGCGTCCCGGATGCCGGGAGCGGTCGTCCGACGCACTGAACGATGCCAGGAACCAGTTCGAACCCGACGGTCGGAGCACGCCCGGACACGACGGTCGAATCGCCGTTCGTGCCCGTTGCACTAACGTGGGGAGTGTGGTCGCTGTTCGCCGCGAGCATCGCTGTCCTCGTCGCCAACCTCCGGGCCGGTTGGACGTGGGAACTCCCCGGCCTGGTCGCCGTCGACGGGCTGACCGCCCTCATGTGGGTGGTGGTCACCTTCTTCAGCGGGATCGTTCACAGCTACTCGCGCCGGTACATGGCCGGCAGCAGCCACGAAACGCGGTTCTTCCTCGTCATGTCCGGGTTCACCGCGGCCGTGATGGCGCTCGTCGCGGCCGATCACGTCGTCCTGTTCGTGTCGCTCTGGGCGGCGATGGGGCTGTTGATGGCGGAACTCATCGGTATCAACAAGGGGTGGAACCAGGCGCGGGCGGCTGCGACGGTCGCACGCAAGTACTTCCTCGCCAGTAGCGCGCTACTGGGCGTCGCGCTGCTCGCGTTGTGGCGGGCGACCGGCGCGTCGACGGTTTCCGGCATCGGCGCGGCCGCCGACACGCT contains:
- a CDS encoding DNA polymerase sliding clamp produces the protein MFKAIVSASTLRDSLDAVSVLVEECKIRLNEEELSIRAVDPANVGMVDLTLEAAAFESYEADGGVIGVNLTRLEEVAGMANADDLIHLELDEETRKLHIEVEGLSYTLALIDPDSIRQEPDIPDLDLPAEIVLEGAQLNRGITAADMVSDHIRLRVDEAEETFHIEAEGDTDDVDLHLDAADLIDLTAGPADSLFSLDYLKDMNKAIASDAEVRVELGEEFPVKLHYEFAEGLGNVTFMLAPRIQSD
- a CDS encoding MFS transporter, producing MAVPEGATAEIRGRRRAIAVVIGIVFVDLLGFGVVIPILPYYVRSFAVSDAVIGLLAASYSLMQFLAAPTLGRLSDERGRRPVILLSLVGSTVAWTVFGVAGEVGAIAGTAAGLAALFSSRMLAGAMGGNIAAANAYIADVTPAERRAGALGLLGASFSLGFIFGPALGGLAASDAVVRAADAVLPDLVPTTQYSLPSFLAAGLSLVALVLALRFLKEPDRLRGAGERRTLIDTFRDALADSSLRGLVIAFFLFSLAFSGVQVMFIPFAADVYGYDATQVALFLSYLGVLGAVNQGVLVGRLSRVVRPARLAVVGAALLASALAMLPFSPELGRLLLPWVDLVAPELAWLLVAGAVLSLGNGLLGVSLSTLVSTGASDERQGSAFGVTQGAGSLGRTVGPPLMGVLYVATYWSPFVVGALVVLPVLGLLAQRAR
- a CDS encoding HAD family hydrolase; protein product: MRAVYFDCDGTLLTLDCEYDDLFERACDAVGVTEQRSASTQNATWSGDADPTAEAQAAYGEAFFEAFDCFEPDPYRAGMAAAVEATALDADPDELAAAYVDAEVAASTPAAGAHAALDAFDGDETALGVLTNGVTSVQRRKLETAGLFERFDAFLSSYEIEAHKPDAAIFDAARERLAGEAYVYVGDSLEHDARPAREAGFLPIHVDSGAESGVVTVDGLDTLSEVA
- a CDS encoding MutS-related protein — its product is MEFTAIPGVGEKTAASLAELDDAEAALRSGDVAAIARAPSITEGRAAAIARAAVRREHDDDGGFLATDRADEIYDQALSLLQARAVTDYGAKRLQTFFPSSAASRIEEVRGFAAAATERDPDPDLLDALAGVEPLEPAEGIRVRERCLATNDAERYAEAKAALPELPVEVIDERRELGELGRSYSTVYVLDAEFAGIDVDGDVRVVPDALERPAEFVPERTLTFFADNRERLLAAAAVHETAGTKPSGDLDSLRAALDRVDEDGGIVGDEELERLSVAVDDLDAAVSTAESVGNDHLRDAIGEQDVTIEGTDFLSLVEQGARVDSLLSRELADDYDEAVRLAREHVVDSLDLDSGEAEFVERVFGGEPSFPLEHNEEAVSRLSTELAADRDRRANRLETELAAELRDLREPAESMVEEALELDVELAVARFADDFDCTMPTFAGEGFEIEGGRSPLLDVDFDEVDPVDYGVEGVTLLSGVNSGGKTSTLDLVGLIVVLAHMGLPVPAERARVSRVSELHYYAKSQGTLDAGAFESTLREFGDLVAGASGRLVLVDELESITEPGASAKIIAGILEELDEQGASAVFVSHLADGIREAASFEVAVDGIEAVGLVDGELRVDRSPKKNHLARSTPELIVEKLAGESDGGFYRDLLEKF
- a CDS encoding metallophosphoesterase — protein: MLVVLSDTHALDGSSLVGAAADAVENADLVLHAGDFTTEAVLDSFYDGTDDFRAVHGNADSPAVTERLPEATVLEYEGVRIAATHRRRGGDTGLGMFGRERGADLVVSGHTHRPRVEAAGEVTLLNPGSHADPRGARQSFAVLEPQEGGLSGELRTVGGETFAQFTVEK
- a CDS encoding histidine kinase N-terminal 7TM domain-containing protein, with the translated sequence MNWGLGYVVLAALSGLTTLALAVYAVRRDEPGATYFAAMMAGASIWALPYAASLLVPDPAVHVLFELPVEVGKAVLVPSWLLFALAYTGRGGYISRRLIAGIFALPAATMALIVTNDSHGLVWSNYRVVEQLGISISWYDPGVWHWIHVGYGWLLVGIGVALIFELVLSRDSLYRDQAVALVVGTLVATVTQAKAALFVGPYPGLDLTPVGLGITGLSFGYALFRYQLFGVSPAVGRLGARAALDDVGVGVAIITRNGDVAELNAAAEAALGTDTDGAVGDPLDSFLPVDRFDPADPPETVEITDDERRSYEVTVSPVDDQHSEPLGYTVVLSDVTVRERQRQRVEVLNRVLRHNLRNDLTVVLGYAGTLADRLDGEEREMAEMIEENARGLADLGENARQVEAFLDAEETTFDAAAAVRSVVADLGTEWPDATVETAIPDSLALQGVERAFEAIVENLLENALEHGDDPVRVSLIAEDGVARLVVADAGPGIPDHEVAVLRSGGETALEHGSGLGLWAVHWGATLLGATTEIETPEGGGTRIEVRFPMDAD
- a CDS encoding cation diffusion facilitator family transporter, giving the protein MAGSTGVVLAALVANGAIAILKFIGFLLTGSPSMLSETYHSISDTGNQVFLLIGIRYSDKSASREHPFGYGKAQFFYAFLVSVLLFGIAGWESLRHGIHAIRTAGQTEISTFTVPVVGAELETFWLNVAVLSAAIVFETWALAKANAELQSQIDQFGWSGIREAFGKTSDVTTLTAFTEDAIALGGAGIALIGVVLTRYTGDGIYDAISAGVIGLLLMGFALALAWENKRLLLGESLPEDVERELQNIVTSHPSVVHADQFRTVFFGPQKAMLTAQVSFDPSLATGDIDDSISEIERKLEEADSRVSLVYIEPEL
- a CDS encoding Lrp/AsnC family transcriptional regulator, with the protein product MSDQEIDDIDKAILYALQEDARNMSSGDIAERTGTSDSTVRKRIQRLEADGPIKGYSANVDYQKSGYPLRMLLYCTAAIPERADLIPAILDIEGVVSVQELVTGEQNLLVTAVGETDDDITPVAQELLDMGLTVADEVLVRSHETTPFGKFDAEAHADEES
- a CDS encoding aminopeptidase, with product MDPRIREHAETIVEHSTGIEAGDDVIVYLPGDAEDLAVALHELLGEKGANPLLLTYSERADRAFLRNSDEFDTPEHELALYENADATIIARSGPNPSEKADVPPEQTAAYNRAHDPVKKARLDTTWCLTQYPSSGYAQLAGMSTEAYENFVYDAVSLDWEAQREFQQNLVEILDDASEVRIRAGEETDLTMSIEGNTAANDYGEANLPGGEVFTAPEKYSVEGEVHFDMPLYRQGREVEGVRLTFEDGKVTEFSAERNEDVLQGVFDTDEGARYLGELGIGMNDAIDQFTYNMLFDEKMGETVHMAVGSAYPMCVGEGNELNDSAEHVDMILDMSEDSVIEVDGEVVQENGEFIFE
- a CDS encoding DUF7474 family protein gives rise to the protein MPRFDYPCPDCHAASSLHDAGCRFEGTEWQTVERAYVDVLAPLTAGARNEDDLRDLAPVWDALHQAALSHLRRAGRVQPDTNGRLELLTADEYREQVSEPTTDPMRTIYRRGSYPGCHDNAVFAMVAWYEMVGLTWPETREKVIEWLEESGTWARGGFEETSPAELVDSKRHVYEAGYGWKEKAQAAKHVIERHA